The genomic window GCCCGGGAAGGCGTGAGCAAGGAGGAGGCGCGGAGTCTCATCCTGAAGGATGATGAGGAGCGCCGCAAGTGGACCAAGAGCCTTTACGGGGTGGACCCGTGGGACAGCAACCTCTATGACCTGGTGGTTCATATCGACAGGCTCACTGTGGAGGATGCCGTGGATTTCATATGCCAGGCCGCACAGCGGGAAGCGTTCAATCCCACGCCCGAATCCCAGCAGAAGATGGACGATCTGGCCCTTTCGTGCCTTATCAAGGCGGAACTGGTGGAACACTTTCCCGACGTGGCTGTCACCAGCGAGTACGGCAATGTCCTCGTTTACGCAAAGGGAGGAGACCGCCAGCTCCAGAAACTCAGGAAAAAGACCAGGGAACTGCGTCAGCACATCGAGGGGATCAATAACCTTGAGGTGCATGCCGAGACGACTCCACCGCCGAATGCAGTATGAGGGGAGGGGTCCCGGAAAACCGAAATCACCCGTAAGTGAGGAAAAGCCATGTCCGTGATCATCGTCTCTTCGGATTCTTACAGGAAAGGCCGCGAGGTGGCCGAAAAGACGGCCGAGGCCTTGGGATACGAATACCTGGACCGGGAACTCCTCAAGGCCGTGGCGGCCTCCCATGATCTCCCGGAAGATCGACTGGAAAAAGCCCTGAGGGAATCCCCCTCCCTTTTCGGGATCTCCTCAAAAAATCACGCCCGTTACCTGGCCTATATCGAGGCGGCCGTGCTTTCAGAGCTTTCCCGGGACAGGGTGGTTTGCCACGGCCTGGCCGCCCACCTCTACGTCCTCGGCGTCTCCCATGTGCTCAAGATTCGAATCCTCGCGGACCCTGAGGAGTGGGTTAAGCTGACCGCCTCTGAGAAGGGTGTGCCGCCGGAGAAGGCCGCCCGGTTGAACAAGCGCGAGGAGGCCCTTCAGAAGCGCTGGTCGCTGGGTGTCTATGGTATTGATGAGACCGATCCCTCCCTTTACGATATGGTTATAAGCCTGAGCCAGATCGATGCGGACGAGGCCGTAAAGACCATCGTGGAGACCGTGTCTTATCGAAGGTTCAAACCCATGACCTATTCCATCAAGTGCATGAAGGATCGGGAACTGGCCAGCCGTGTTCGCTCCGCCTTGCTGGAACGTTTCACGGATGTTAAGGTGCGGGCGGATGGTACCACGGTGGTGGTGGAAACCAAGGCCCTGAAAAGGGAAAAGAGAAAGAAGGCGGAGGCCATCAAGGAACTGGCCGGGGGGATTCCGGGGGTCGACTATGTGGAAGTCCATGTCATCAACGACATTTTTCGGCAGGCGGCCGAAAGCTTCCGCTAGGCCTGAACGGCCCCGGGAGACGGCTCCCGCGGCATCAACTGAAGAAAGGGGAAATCATCATGTCTGAAGAAGGTCTGGATGTCCTGCTTGTTGATGACGAGGCCATCGTGGGCAAGAGACTCAAACCGGCCCTAACCAAGATCGGTTGCCGGGTGGAGGTCTTTGAGGACCCGAGGGAGGCCCTGGAGCGTATCCATCAAAAGACCTTTGATATCGTGGTCACCGATATCAGGATGGATGAGATCGACGGGATGCAGATCCTGGAAGAGGTTCGGGAAAAATCGCCCCGGACCAAGGTGATCATGATCACGGGTTACGCCATGATGGCCGTTGCGAGGGAGGCCATGGAAAAGGGCGCCTTCGACTTCATCTCCAAGCCTTTCAAGCCCGATGATTTGCGAAAGGTGATTGCGAGGGCCGCGGAGGCCCTTGGCTCTCCCCTGGATTTCGGGTTCGCGGAAACAAAGGCTTCCTAGAGGAGGAGATCAGGAGACGGAATGAACCCAAAGGAATCATCATCTGCTCCCGAAGCACAGGAAGAGCAGGGAGCTTTGGGAGACCGCTACGAGCGCATCAAGGCCGCTGAACAAGCCCGAAAAGCACTCCTGGCCCGAAGGCACTATAGCCTTCGCCTCCAGATCTACCTGGGGTTCTTCCTTGTCTTGCTGTTTGCAGCGGGGATCGCCACGGCCCTGGTATTGACCATGTACCAGGTGGAAGACAAACTTCGCTTTCTGGAGATCGTCAACGACTTCATGATCGAGATCCAGCAGGCCAGGCGGTTTGAGAAAAATTACTTCCTTTACGGCACGAATTTGAGCGATGCCCTGGAAAACGTTTACAAGGCCCGGGAAATTTCCAACAGGAATGCGGAGGAATTGAATGCCATCCTGGGAAA from Deltaproteobacteria bacterium includes these protein-coding regions:
- a CDS encoding cytidylate kinase-like family protein; translated protein: MAIITISRGSFSKGQEVAEKVAARLGYTCISREVLLDASDHFKIDEIKLIRAIHDAPSILKRFSRDKRTYIAYIQCALTQRVKGDGVVYHGLAGHLLLKGVPHVLKVRVIANLEDRVASEMAREGVSKEEARSLILKDDEERRKWTKSLYGVDPWDSNLYDLVVHIDRLTVEDAVDFICQAAQREAFNPTPESQQKMDDLALSCLIKAELVEHFPDVAVTSEYGNVLVYAKGGDRQLQKLRKKTRELRQHIEGINNLEVHAETTPPPNAV
- a CDS encoding cytidylate kinase-like family protein, which codes for MSVIIVSSDSYRKGREVAEKTAEALGYEYLDRELLKAVAASHDLPEDRLEKALRESPSLFGISSKNHARYLAYIEAAVLSELSRDRVVCHGLAAHLYVLGVSHVLKIRILADPEEWVKLTASEKGVPPEKAARLNKREEALQKRWSLGVYGIDETDPSLYDMVISLSQIDADEAVKTIVETVSYRRFKPMTYSIKCMKDRELASRVRSALLERFTDVKVRADGTTVVVETKALKREKRKKAEAIKELAGGIPGVDYVEVHVINDIFRQAAESFR
- a CDS encoding response regulator, with the translated sequence MSEEGLDVLLVDDEAIVGKRLKPALTKIGCRVEVFEDPREALERIHQKTFDIVVTDIRMDEIDGMQILEEVREKSPRTKVIMITGYAMMAVAREAMEKGAFDFISKPFKPDDLRKVIARAAEALGSPLDFGFAETKAS